A genomic segment from Neodiprion lecontei isolate iyNeoLeco1 chromosome 1, iyNeoLeco1.1, whole genome shotgun sequence encodes:
- the LOC107222016 gene encoding cyclin-dependent kinase-like 4, producing the protein MEKYESLEVVGEGSYGVVMKCRHRDTGQIVAIKKFLETEEDIHVRKMALREIRMLKKLRHENLVNMIEVFRRRKRFYLVFEYLDHTLLDELEAVGTGLGIDVSRRHIFQVLRGLNYCHTNHIMHRDVKPENVLVSPNGIVKLCDFGFARMSPGPNESCTDYVATRWYRAPELLVGDSHYGKRVDVWAVGCLYAEAVNGDPLFPGDSDIDQLYQIMKLLGNLCQKHQTMMVRNNNMRGMRRVATDICMMGNIRSLRSIFPSWPSTTIDFLSQCLRMDPDMRPTCATLLDHPIFTQDSFAERFLVDLKEIIAKEIMDCPLTQQRLESRRVTAQLPPERPARTCHSSTGSWQMTLIRGGGTCNTNMCQPEIERARESVASIERPPLLAMNRAREPCYFGPVSVVPNTTYIRRLEHRGILVPGTKGCSLPALASRESSHAKENTKRKRFDLPHVDR; encoded by the exons ATGGAAAAGTATGAGAGCTTGGAAGTTGTCGGCGAGGGAAGTTACGGCGTTGTCATGAAATGCAGACATCGGGACACGGGACAGATTGTGGCGATAAAGAAATTCCTCGAGACTGAAGAGGATATTCACGTTCGTAAAATGGCACTTCGAGAAATTCGTATGCTTAAG AAATTGCGGCATGAAAATCTAGTGAATATGATCGAGGTATTTCGTCGACGCAAACGGTTTTACCTAGTTTTCGAATACCTGGACCACACATTACTCGACGAATTAGAGGCAGTCGGAACCGGCCTTGGAATAGATGTTTCTCGTCGTCATATATTTCAAGTTCTTCGAGGGCTGAATTACTGTCACACGAACCAT ATTATGCACCGAGACGTGAAACCTGAGAACGTCCTCGTGTCTCCAAACGGCATTGTCAAGCTGTGCGATTTTGGCTTTGCCCGAATGTCACCCGGACCGAATGAGTCCTGCACGGATTACGTCGCGACAAGGTGGTACCGGGCCCCCGAACTTCTGGTAGGGGATTCCCACTACGGCAAGAGAGTCGATGTTTGGGCCGTCGGATGCCTCTACGCCGAGGCCGTCAACGGGGACCCCTTATTCCCAGGGGATAGCGACATCGATCAGCTCTATCAGATCATGAAACTTTTGG GTAATCTTTGTCAGAAGCACCAAACGATGATGGTGAGGAATAACAATATGCGTGGGATGAGACGAGTAGCTACGGACATCTGTATGATGGGGAACATTCGATCACTACGTTCAATTTTTCCGTCTTGGCCATCGACGACGATAGACTTCCTGTCTCAGTGTCTGAGAATGGACCCCGACATGCGTCCGACTTGTGCGACACTGCTGGACCATCCTATATTCACTCAGGACTCTTTTGCCGAGCGTTTTTTAGTCGATCTTAAGGAAATTATAGCTAAGGAGATAATGGATTGTCCCCTTACTCAGCAACGGTTGGAATCCCGAAGAGTGACAGCCCAGCTGCCCCCTGAGAGACCAGCCAGAACTTGTCACAGCAGCACCGGGAG CTGGCAGATGACCTTGATCCGAGGCGGAGGCACTTGCAACACGAACATGTGTCAGCCAGAAATTGAACGAGCTCGTGAGTCCGTGGCGTCGATCGAAAGGCCGCCTCTTCTCGCCATGAACAGGGCCAGAGAGCCCTGTTATTTCGGGCCCGTTTCCGTCGTCCCAAATACGACTTACATAAGACGCCTTGAACATCGGGGCATACTTGTTCCGGGTACCAAAGGATGCTCCTTACCCGCTCTGGCCTCAAGGGAGTCCAGCCATGCGAAAGAAAACACGAAGAGGAAGAGGTTCGATCTGCCGCACGTGGACCGCTGA
- the LOC107222013 gene encoding bifunctional methylenetetrahydrofolate dehydrogenase/cyclohydrolase, mitochondrial has protein sequence MWKRWILSLIKPSNADRNFHTSKILQEAKLIDGKKIAGEILQEVKQSVDSWVQSGMRRPKLVAILVGEDPASTTYVNNKMKAAKSVGIDSETILCPYDVAQAALIERIQLYNVDPLVDGVLVQLPLPKGINEKEICHAVTPSKDVDGFHSENIGNLSSDKKGIVPATALGVKELIIRTKVETFGKNAVVIGRSKHVGLPIALLLHADGNGETGALDMTTTICHRHTSHVELKKFTILADVLVAAAGVPGLVTKDMVKPGACVIDVGITRVKDARGKFKLTGDVDFDGVKQVAGHITPVPGGVGPMTVAILMQNTLFAAKRNQQNK, from the exons ATGTGGAAACGTTGGATATTATCACTGATAAAACCATCAAATGCcgaccgaaattttcatacttcTAAAATACT acaaGAAGCTAAGTTGATAGATGGTAAAAAGATAGCTGGTGAAATTTTACAGGAAGTTAAACAGTCTGTTGATTCTTGGGTACAATCTGGCATGAGAAGACCTAAATTAGTCGCGATACTCGTCGGAGAAGATCCTGCCAGTACAACTTATGTcaacaataaaatgaaagcGGCAAAATCAGTCG GAATCGATAGTGAAACTATATTGTGTCCATATGATGTAGCGCAAGCTGCTTTGATAGAAAGAATTCAATTGTACAATGTCGATCCATTGGTGGATGGTGTGTTGGTACAATTACCTTTACCAAAGGGGAtaaatgagaaagaaatttgTCACGCTGTGACACCTTCTAAGGACGTTGATGGATTTCACTCCGAGAATATAGGGAATTTGAGTTCTGATAAAAAGGGAATTGTACCAGCAACAGCTTTAGGTGTAAAGGAATTAATAATCAGAACCAAAGTAGAAACATTTGGAAAGAACGCTGTTGTCATAGGAAGATCTAAACACGTAGGATTACCGATAGCCTTGCTTCTTCATGCTGATGGCAATG GTGAAACAGGTGCTTTGGATATGACGACGACAATTTGCCATCGGCACACGTCGCATGTAGAGTTAAAGAAATTTACCATCTTAGCTGATGTGTTGGTAGCAGCTGCAGGTGTACCTGGCTTGGTAACTAAAGATATGGTTAAACCTGGAGCATGTGTAATAGACGTAGGGATAACTAGGGTCAAAGATGCACGAGGGAAGTTCAAACTGACTGGAGATGTTGATTTTGATGGAGTGAAACAAGTGGCCGGGCACATTACACCTGTGCCTGGCGGAGTTGGACCAATGACTGTAGCtattttaatgcaaaataCTCTTTTTGCAGCTAAGCGTAATCaacaaaataaatga
- the LOC107222006 gene encoding glyoxylate reductase/hydroxypyruvate reductase, producing the protein MVSLIRRSTSPLFLAKRLLQVEQNLINSDKIRSKHLRLSMSSTSESVAANKPPKVLVTRPDVPTVGLELLKKKCNLVIWDKPGPIPRNMLMERIAGVDGVFCTLVDKIDEEILTAAGPQLKVVATMSVGFDHLDLKALKERNIKVGYTPGILTDATAELTVALLLATSRRLLEANKAISRGEWTSWAPTWMCGPGLSNATVGIVGLGRIGAQVAKCLKSFNVAKILYTSRTEKREAAEFGGRKVSIDDLVAQSDFVIVTCALTPETSGLFNKKMFEKMKKTAIFVNTSRGPIVDQPALIEALKNGTIRAAGLDVMTPEPIPLDSELLKLDNCVILPHIGSASCETRDEMARVTALNILAVFENTQMPLPLDL; encoded by the exons ATGGTGTCCTTGATTCGAAGATCAACATCACCTTTATTCCTGGCAAAACGATTGCTCCAGGTTGAACAAAACCTGATCAACTCAGACAAGATTCGTTCGAAACACCTTAGGTTATCAATGTCTTCCACTTCAGAATCTGTTGCAGCAAATAAGCCGCCAAAAGTCCTTGTTACTCGACCAGATGTACCTACTGTTGGGTTAGAGCtacttaaaaaaaa ATGTAATCTGGTTATTTGGGATAAACCTGGACCCATTCCACGGAACATGTTGATGGAAAGAATTGCTGGAGTAGATGGAGTATTCTGTACCCTTGTGGATAAAATAGATGAAGAAATCCTGACTGCTGCTGGTCCTCAGCTCAAAGTGGTCGCTACAATGTCAGTTGGGTTTGATCACTTAGACCTGAAGGCTTTGAAGGAGCGAAATATCAAAGTTGGATATACTCCTGGTATATTAACCGATGCCACTGCCGAACTGACAGTCGCTTTATTACTGGCAACATCAAGAAGACTCTTGGAGGCAAATAAAGCCATATCAAG AGGGGAATGGACTTCTTGGGCTCCGACTTGGATGTGTGGACCAGGATTGAGTAACGCTACTGTGGGTATAGTTGGGCTTGGCCGCATCGGAGCTCAAGTGGCAAAATGCCTGAAGAGTTTTAACGTAGCCAAAATTCTGTACACGAGTAGAACTGAAAAAAGGGAAGCAGCAGAATTTGGTGGGCGCAAAGTTTCTATAGACGATCTGGTCGCACAAAGCGACTTTGTGATAGTCACATGTGCCCTGACACCAGAAACAAGTGggttatttaataaaaaaatgtttgagaaaatgaagaaaactgCTATCTTTGTCAATACCAGTCGAGGACCGATCGTAGATCAGCCTGCATTGATAGAAGCTCTCAAAAATGGCACCATCAGGGCAGCTGGTCTAGACGTCATGACTCCTGAGCCCATACCTCTGGACAGTGAACTATTGAAACTGGATAATTGCG TCATTTTGCCGCACATAGGAAGTGCCAGCTGTGAGACTAGAGATGAAATGGCTAGAGTTACTGCTCTCAATATTCTGGCAGTATTTGAAAACACACAAATGCCATTGCCCCTCGATCTGTAG
- the LOC107222009 gene encoding thioredoxin domain-containing protein 15: protein MFKLFFTLVLLAAASAQEVTNESRAPTIAIELANETIESEQPMAQKEVYNQTNSNVTAETVSPNTTKANCLSNKEYGTVEMVNASRLMELLILEPGPGNKTRTAKEGKQLPGACILVFFYARWCVFSSQAAPHFNAMPRIFPHIKMVAVDAIKYQSFNTQYGIVGVPTLMLVHNGKPVSKFNGTEYTVDTFTKFIKYLTNLEPTEAVYVTSADFAGPVPSTPSNETDYCLLLSWAFIAACSLYFTSKSRWWRQFVELVQNTWRESNAQHEHTD, encoded by the exons ATGTTTAAATTATTCTTCACTTTAG TTTTATTAGCTGCTGCAAGTGCACAAGAAGTGACTAATGAATCCCGAGCTCCAACAATCGCGATCGAATTGGCGAATGAAACCATTGAATCAGAACAACCTATGGCACAAAAAGAAGTCTATAATCAGACTAATTCGAATGTAACAGCCGAAACTGTTTCCCCCAATACTACTAAAGCCAATTGCTTATCAAATAAGGAATATGGAACAGTCGAG ATGGTTAATGCTAGCAGGCTCATGGAATTACTAATTCTCGAACCTGGACCAGGAAACAAAACTAGAACTGCCAAGGAAGGAAAACAGCTACCTGGTGCCTGcatacttgtatttttttacgcTCGTTGGTGCGTTTTCAGTAGTCAAGCTGCTCCTCACTTCAATGCTATGCCCAGAATATTTCCACATATCAAAATGGTTGCCGTTGATGCTATTAAATACCAGAG CTTCAACACGCAGTATGGAATAGTCGGTGTTCCTACATTAATGCTTGTTCACAATGGAAAACCTGTGTctaaattcaatggcacagaGTACACTGTCGACACGTTTactaaattcattaaatatttaacgaatCTTGAACCGACTGAGGCCGTGTATGTCACATCTGCGGATTTTGCAGGACCTGTGCCGAGTACACCGTCTAATGAGACTGATTATTGTCTGCTATTATCATGGGCGTTTATAGCTGCATGTTCATTGTATTTTACATCAAAAAGCCGATGGTGGCGTCAGTTTGTTGAGTTAGTACAAAATACTTGGCGGGAAAGTAACGCTCAACACGAGCATACCGATTAG